The following are encoded together in the Babesia microti strain RI chromosome II, complete genome genome:
- a CDS encoding Cg8 protein (overlaps_old_locusTagID:BBM_II04005), with product MNPAYRHSVHLPLKSMFRAKLQNYIKKSILFEYTLSGRGFATAVHGIHLPPPPPREFNEDGTPKKYRNSRPVYNHKYNWEHWTLRPAGVFHTVLVGEFGRQHKKFAAWLLQYPAHITFLPLFVVIFGLSFLIQNVIYIGVRPKRYTVEWVKASQERDRAENTNPVSRYLDRRRSERGPNWVLKDYMPRHPHFAHLGNYYHDPDMERVEPEEIE from the exons ATGAATCCGGCTTATCGCCACTCGGTTCACTTGCCCCTAAAATCCATGTTCAGGGccaaattgcaaaattatattaaaaaaagtATACTATTTGAATATACATTGAGTGGACGCGGCTTTGCCACGGCTGTACATGGTATTCACTTGCCTCCACCGCCCCCCCGCGAATTCAATGAAGATGGGACACCCAAGAAATATAGAAACTCGAGACCAGTTTACAATCACAAGTACAATTGGGAGCATTGGACTTTAAGACCTGCCGGCGTATTTCACACAGTCCTAGTTGGAGAATTTGGTAGACAgcacaaaaaatttgctgCATGGCTACTTCAGTATCCCGCGcatataacatttttaccCTTATTTGTAGTGATTTTTGGATTATCTTTTCTGATACAGAATGTCATATATATTG GCGTGCGTCCCAAGCGTTATACCGTGGAATGGGTTAAGGCGAGTCAGGAAAGGGATAGGGCTGAGAACACTAACCCTGTGTCCAGATACTTGGACAGAAGGAGGAGT GAACGAGGGCCCAATTGGGTTTTGAAAGATTACATGCCGAGACATCCGCATTTTGCGCATCTTGGCAACTATTACCACGATCCTGATATGGAAAGAGTAGAGCCCGAAGAAATCGAATAG